A stretch of the Corynebacterium maris DSM 45190 genome encodes the following:
- a CDS encoding GlsB/YeaQ/YmgE family stress response membrane protein, translating to MALSLGWIAWIVIGGLAGWVASMIKGTNAQMGLLANIVVGVIGGLIGGWLLALLGFDVAGWGWILSFFTCLLGAVILLTIVNAIRR from the coding sequence ATGGCTCTTTCACTGGGATGGATCGCCTGGATCGTCATCGGCGGCCTGGCCGGCTGGGTCGCTTCCATGATCAAGGGCACTAACGCTCAGATGGGACTGTTGGCGAATATCGTCGTCGGTGTCATCGGCGGCCTGATCGGTGGCTGGCTGCTGGCCTTGCTGGGCTTCGACGTCGCCGGCTGGGGATGGATCCTCAGCTTCTTCACCTGTCTCTTGGGTGCGGTGATCCTGCTGACGATCGTCAACGCCATCCGCCGTTGA
- a CDS encoding universal stress protein, producing the protein MTTHEDIVVVAVDGSPASENAVRWAANTANKRGIPLQLATSYTMPQFLYAEGMVPPQELFDDLQNEAMGKIDDARRIAHETAPEIKIGHTIVEGSPIDMLLEISKTATMIVMGSRGLGGLSGMVMGSVSAAVVSHAECPVVVVREDNPLDETTKYGPVVVGVDGSDVSQQATEVAFAEADARDSELIAVHTWMDMQMQSSLAGVTAAQADWNEIEQQQISLLEERLQPLVEQYPNVQVKKVITRDRPVRALAEQAEGSQLMVVGSHGRGGFKGMLIGSTSRALLQSAPSPLMVVRPGVTA; encoded by the coding sequence ATGACCACCCACGAAGACATTGTTGTTGTAGCCGTCGACGGCTCGCCGGCCTCTGAAAACGCAGTGCGATGGGCCGCGAACACCGCGAACAAGCGCGGCATCCCGCTGCAGCTCGCGACGAGCTACACCATGCCGCAGTTCCTGTACGCGGAGGGCATGGTGCCGCCGCAGGAACTTTTTGACGACCTGCAGAACGAGGCGATGGGCAAGATCGACGACGCCCGCCGCATCGCGCATGAGACCGCCCCCGAGATCAAGATCGGCCACACCATCGTCGAAGGCTCCCCCATCGACATGCTGCTGGAGATCTCCAAGACCGCCACCATGATCGTCATGGGTTCGCGCGGCCTCGGCGGACTCTCCGGCATGGTCATGGGTTCTGTCTCCGCGGCCGTGGTCTCCCACGCCGAGTGCCCGGTCGTCGTCGTCCGCGAAGACAACCCGCTGGACGAGACCACCAAGTACGGCCCGGTCGTGGTGGGCGTGGACGGCTCCGACGTCTCCCAGCAGGCCACGGAGGTGGCTTTCGCGGAGGCCGACGCCCGCGACTCCGAGCTGATCGCCGTGCACACCTGGATGGACATGCAGATGCAGTCCTCCCTGGCGGGCGTGACCGCCGCGCAGGCGGACTGGAACGAGATCGAGCAGCAGCAGATTAGCCTGCTGGAGGAGCGCCTTCAGCCGCTCGTCGAGCAGTACCCGAACGTGCAGGTGAAGAAGGTCATCACCCGCGACCGTCCGGTCCGCGCCCTGGCGGAGCAGGCCGAGGGATCGCAGCTGATGGTCGTCGGCTCCCACGGCCGCGGCGGTTTCAAGGGCATGCTGATCGGCTCCACCTCCCGCGCGCTGCTGCAGTCCGCGCCGTCGCCGTTGATGGTGGTCCGCCCGGGCGTCACCGCCTGA